In the genome of Oncorhynchus nerka isolate Pitt River linkage group LG4, Oner_Uvic_2.0, whole genome shotgun sequence, the window ccaggagtcagaatcagggcttaagtatgaccctgctctagtccagagcatgtgctttcacacagtccttacgggtctccagagtgacagtatcaggatagacatgcagcctctcctgctagagagcgaaacatcagatgaggttttgctagagaagcttaacattgCTTGTGCTAATGAGAGAGTAAGACTAAACAAAAAGCGGTTTAATGCCccacagcctgctacaactgtaagtgtagtccagttagaggatatgccatctgcaaagtgtcctgtgaaggaagccaaagctacgatacccgcagaactgttaacagagttagctgaacttaagacaggtgtagcttctctaaaaggtctcagtgcagagattgctcagattaaggagacattacagcagcctatgtttcagtcacagccttgtgcctatgccccacccccagttaggaggccagatagggacccccagccacctgtttcccagcagcagtattacagcaactacagtcggtcccaagctcttgaccctgcacagcatcaatatgcacctaaccggtataccaaccactctgctcaagctccaaggaggtgttttgtctgccagcaggccagaacagatgcacgctgcacacactgcttccgatgtgggagtggagaacattttcaagctggatgtaaaatccggggagccagaccatcaaggaggcccctttaaacggaaacgggttaccgctgagggacgagtgttaaccgtagctaccaaaaagtcccagaaatgtgcaaattgtgccagagaagagtcatttgagaacctgaaacaatgttcatcatgtaaagagacactgtactgttccaaagtatgtcaaaaccaacattggactaaacataaggaaaaatgcactcacctgaaaagtgactctaccagtgaaaggttttcctgcacagaggaaaatgcccactccttaccatccctagctcaaggttgccaccccgtaaggtcacctcgctagtcggcagacagtgccttattgagtgtcacctgaatcgccaccacctccaagctCTATGGGACACAGGATCTCAGGTATCGGTCATtgatgaacgatggaaagaggaatctctcccaaacgcaaggctgagagatgtttcagaaatcctggactcacctgatgatctaaggttgactgcagcaaatgggactgaaatgccgtacctgggatggattgaaacaacttttcggctagcctctgaaactgaccaaacaaaggaactgatcatcccagtgctggtaatgaaaggctgtcacctatctcatcccatcataggtttcaatgttatcgagcacatcctgacaatgaccgaaaagactaaactatacagtacagtaaaaacagctttcccaagcctcaaaagaaacaaggtgaggagcttttatacaggctgttagcgcagaacagacagatgaatacgcagtgaaaaccaagaaagagaaggtCGCCcttaaatgttgacttgagaatacaacaccgtatcactctcgtgattatttctcccctgttttcaggggtgTAAcactcactgcccacaaaatgaggtggaaactgagctgcacttcctaacctcctgcccaatgtatgaccatattagagagacatattttccctcagattacacagatccacaaagaattcgaaaacaaatccaattttgaaaaactcccatatctactgggtgaaattccacagtgtgccatcacagcagcaatatttgtgacctgttgccacgagaaaagggcaaccagtgaagaacaaacaccattgtaaatacaacccatatttatgcttatttattttatcttgtatcctttaaccatttgtacattgttaaaacactgtatatatatataatatgacatttgtaatgtctttactgttttgaaacttctgtatgtgtaatgtttactgttaatttttgttgtttttcactttatatattcactttgtatgttgtctacctcacttgctttggcaatgttaacacatgtttcccatgccaataaagcccttgaattgaattgaattgaattgagagagggagggagagagagaggtcaacaaTCATCTGCTTAACAATCATCAAGCGCTTGACCAGTTGAATCATTGCTAGAAGTGAAATAGCTCAACTAAGTGGAGCAgcgtggggtactggaggagagggTTGGAGAACACTGGTTCTAAGGAGGTGTGAGTCACACgcaaacagacagactgacagggagggagggaaggtaggATGGTTGATTGACAGCTTCTCCTCCTGGTCTGACAGCCTCAAGCCGAGCTACAATGACTCATGGGTAATCTCCGCCCCCTCTTCCAGGTGGCCAGGGCCTGATCTGCACACTGCATTAGCAtatcaaacacagacacagattaATAGCCATGAGAAGGCAGAAAGGAGGATGAAGCTgtaatgcacacacgcacacacacacacacacacacacacactttaataaCCATGAACACAAACAGGCTAGGAGCGGTGTTAGAATTACAAAGAAAGAGCCAACCCCTGTGGAGTCGTCTCTGCCAGAGATCAAGTGCCCATCACAGATTAGCTCTGCAACATCAAACACTATTAAAATGAGCACCAGGTCTACAGGAGAGAGAACTGTTGAGGTTTATAATACACACTGAATGACGGGCGACAAGCAGCCTCCTGTCCTGGGGAAACATTACTGTAGTACAAactctgaccagggccctgtgCACTATTTATTATCAGGGCCCTGTGCACTATTTATTACCAGGGCCCTGTGCACTATTTATTACCAGGGCCCTGTGCACTATTTATTACCAGGGCCCTGTGCACTATTTATTACCAGGGCCCTGTGCACTATTTATTACCAGGGCCGCACacgctcacacatacacacacacccacacacacacacacgctcacacatacacacccgcacacgcacacacgctcacacaaacacacacacccgcacacgcacacacatgcacacaaacatactcACAGACACAGTGAGGCAATTTGGATGTCCAGACAGGGGTTCCGGGCTCTCGTCCGTAGCAGGTGAGTGTAGAGCCGTCCTGCAGGATGAAGCCGGGGTAGCAGCTGTACTGGATGGTGGTCCCAACCAGGAGTTTAGGGTCTGACAGAGATCTGGTGGAATGTTCTACATGACCCGGATCTGAACAGTACattactggagagagagagagagacagggtgagaaggGGGTAGaagtagagaaagaaagagacagagagagagaaaagtgaagTGAAAAATGAAACAAGTTAGTTAAATATAGATGATTGTTAATGTAATAATTGATAGGTACAACTTTCAAAGCAGTAGTAGGAGTTAAGGGTAATATACACATTCATGTTATGAACTTATCATTAAATTTGTCGTTATCGTGGTAATTGATTtttgtccatatcgcccagctctaacacgcgtgcacacacacacacacacacacacacacacacacacacacacacacacacacacacacacacacacacacacacacacacacacacacacacacacagccttcccCAACCCCCTCTCGTTAACTCACTCTTCTCGCAGAAGGGGGGCTGTGTGCTCCAGGTGAGATCTAGCTGACAGGTCAGAGTCTCTCGTCCAACCAGGTCATAGCCGGGGTCACACTGGTAGGTGATGCGAGCACCCCGCACCAGGGCAGTATGGGACGTGGTCTTCCAGCCATTCTGGATCTCCGGGAGGTCCGGGCACGAGTCGTTACGGGACACCTCTGTTACcatggagacacacagacacatggaacTTTCATTTATAAACGCTTCTAGTGAtttatatcaaatatattttgtttgtgtgtgtgtccgagtgcagtgtgtgtgtgtgtgtatgtttgtgtgtgtatacagtattccAGTGCGTTTCTGTGTAACTGGTCCACTGGGATGAGCAAGTCAGGCTTCTTGGTTCAATTATTAATTTATATTGACTGGCTTTCTcatttatctagctagctatccTCTACTGtgccttcacacacacactgctaatggacacacacacacggtcatacacacacgcacatgcacacacaaaataACAAATGAGAAGTAAGGATGTCTTTCTGATTGTCTCACTGGGGAAAGAAGTGCTTTTTGTTTTACTATCCCTGTAGGGaacagaagtcctcacaaggagagtaaaacaaggaaaatggGGGACATTTTGCcgggtccccacaaggaaaaacgGCATTTtgagcttaggggttaggtttagggttagaattagggttttgGGTTTAGGttaaggaaaataggattttgaatgggaatcaattgttagtaaaacaaacatgtatgtgtgtgtgtgtacggatgTGTAAAGTGTACACGTAGAATGACTGAGTGTGCATCATTTATATGCATAATGTGATTTTATGTTTTTGTTTCCTTCTGTGAACGAGAAGTGCATTCcaagtaattgtgtgtgtgtatctgtaaagGATGGTGAGACAAATAGGATGTGATtgaataaggagagagagaaagagagaaagagaaagagagagagaaaaagaaagagagagagaaagagagagaaagagagagagagaaagagagagagagaaagagagaaagagagagagaaagagagagagatagatagatagagagagagagagaaagagagagagagagaaagagagagaaagagagagagaaaagagagagagaaagagagagaaagagagagagagaaagagagagaaagagagaaagagaaagagagagaaagagagagaaagagagagagagagaacaaagtgaaggaagagagaagggtagacgagacagaaaaagagagtctGGGACACTGCTCTTTcatttcctcatcctcctcttcatctctctctgactctgtttcAACTCGGCTGCAAAATAGGCTATATCCCATTCAGCTATACTTCCAATATTGGCTACCATCTCTCTTAATCTTGTCCCTCActttctcctttctttctttacttccttccctccctttttCCTCTCCATCATCGTCTCTTACCCATGTAGTTGATGATGAAGCCCTCTCCCTTGCCGAAGACAAGGCCGGCAGGGTCGGAATGGAAGGTCACGGTGAGGTCAGGGGTTGTGGACTGTATCTTGAAGGGCCCGGCCCCACCCACGTACCGGCCCAGAATATGGGGGGTGACCTCATCACCATCCATGATGGTCAACATGTCACTGTCACTTAGGTtcaaactgagagagagagagagagagagagagagagagagagagagagagagagagagagagagagtgaaagggaggagggcaagatggagtgagagagagagagagagagagagggagagagagagagagagagagggagagagagagagagagagagagagagagagagagagagaaagagaaagggaggagggcgggatggagtgagagagagagcgaaagggaggagtgtaagatggagtgagagagagagagagagagagagagagagagagagagagagagagagagttgttgaATCACTTTCCAATTCTGACAGatgtttctaaatgtatttttgtcCCAGAGTAAATTATATGAGTGCATATGGTATCAGCTCTATGTGGCTGACTCAGTGTGAGCTAATGGCGTAAGAGTCTACAGGCTGGATGAATGAAATGGAATGCTGGGAGCTGATGACCTCAGAGGCTGGCTAATGAGTAACATCTGGCTAGTGTAACAACCTCTTACCATCATTATTCTGACaggtggttggtgtgtgtgtgtgtgtgtgtgtgtgtgtgtgtgcgtctgtctgtatatttgtgtgtgagtgtgtgtatatcacTCACAGCTGTACGTTGAGCAGCACGCGCTTGTCCTCCTCTACATGTATCCTCCAGCTgcagtcctctccctctccataccaTTCTGGCCAGTTAGGAGACAGGATAACACCCACTGGACCTGCCAGGTCCCCCCCACACAGAGCTGGAGAtggggaaggggaaagggagagagtggaggggagagagaaaaggtgaggagagggtgagggaggaagggggaggggagaaagaaaggggagagtgATGAGTTATCCCAATTAAACAGTGTCTCAGTAACACTGTGATATCAGAactctctcaacacacacacacacacgggcgcgcacaaccacacagacacacactccaatctccctcccacacacaccttTGCAGAGTGGTTCCGTGTCGTTCCAGTAGGGGTCTCTGGCATTGATACACTCTATGACGGGCGGCCCCTGCTCCAGAGAGTGACCAGGATCACAGCTGAACTGCACAACAGCTCCAACCCCATAGACCTGGTCAGTGGTGCTGAAGTTACCATTCTGCAGGTAGGGCTCATAACAGTGCCCACGCTCAAAAGCtgcagagggggaggaaagaaaaggagaggaggagggcaggaggatgagagagctgaGGTTAGACAGAAAGGTTATGAAGGTTATGAAATactgtgtttatacatgtgtgtgtatgtgtgtgtgctcttaCCCTCATAACGGATGTTGAAGCCTGTATTGTGGTTAGGTTGGTCTGTGATGAACTGAACCCTGACTGCTGGACCCTCACTGATCACCCCTTCAAATGGTATTGGACCACCCCGCCCAGAGTCAAACAGCACCACAGACCCAGCATCCAGACCGCTCCATAACACAAGTCTGGGGGGAGAAATGTAAATGCATTATAGCACAACTACAGGTTACACATtcaaagatctctctctctctctctctctctctctctctctcacacctgtcagTGGGTTCGAGGGCCAGTCTCTCCAGGTGCAGGTGTAGTCTCTGTGCATTGGGGGCCTCCAGGGACCAGGAGCAGGAGCGGTCATGGGTGGCGGTGGGACCCAGGCGGGGAGAGGGGGACAAGATTCTCCCTACTGTAGCATTTTTCACTGACCCTCCACACAGCGCTATGGAGGAACAGGTGTGATGGTAATGATTAGAGTTGatgtttcattacagtacaacggtttgatttgtttgatcgtagctagctacatagctagctacatagccgtctttgtatcaaagataattgtgtagtctagagcgattttctaggttagctagccagctattgtcgttcttttaacgcaacgtaacgtaatcaacactgctagctagccagctagcccccgaatagcagcactgtagaaactatcacactcaacggaacgacttgattagtgtagtgtcaacaacgcagccactgccagctagcctacaaagtcaacaacgcagccactgccagctagcctacttcagcagtactgtatcattttaataattttagtcaataagattcttgctacgtaagcttaactttctgaacattcgagacgtgtagtccacttgtcattccaatctcctttgcattagcgtagcctcttctgtagcctgtcaactatgtgtctgtctatccctgttctctcctctctgcacagaccatacaaacgctccacaccgcgtggccgcggccaccctaatctggtggtcccagatTAGgagactttaacctccccacgtctacctttgactcattcctctctgcctccttctttccactcctccccccttttgacctcaccctctcaccttccccccctactcacaaggcaggcaatacgctcgacctcatctttactagatgctgttcttccactaacctcattgcaactcccctccaagtctccgaccactaccttgtatccttttccctctcgctctcatccaacacttcccacactgcccctactcggatggtatcgcgccgtcccaaccttcgctctctctccccgctactctctcctcttccatcctatcatctcttccctctgctcaaaccttctccaacctatctcctgattctgcctcctcaaccctcctctcctccctttctgcatcctttgattctctatgtcccctatcctccaggccggctcggtcctcccctcccgctccatggctcgacgactcattgcgagctcacagaacagggctccgggcagccgagcggaaatggagaaaactcgcctccctgcagacctggcatcctttcactccctcctctctacattttcctcttctgtctctgctgctaaagccactttctaccactctaaattccaagcatctgcctctaaccctaggaagctctttgccaccttctcctccctcctgaatcctccccccctcctccctctctgcagatgacttcggcaaccattttgaaaagaaggtcgacgacatccgatcctcgtttgctaagtcaaacgacaccgctggttctgctcacactgccctaccctgtgctctgacctctttctcccctctctctccagatgaaatctcgcgtcttgtgatggccggccgcccaacaacctgcccgcttgaccctatcccatcctctcttctccagaccatttccggagaccttctcccttacctcacctcgctcatcaactcatccctgaccgctggctacgtcccttccgtcttcaagagagcgagagttgcaccccttctgaagaaacctacactcgatccctccgatgtcaacaactacagaccagtatcccttctttcttttctctccaaaactcttgaacgtgccgtccttggccagctctcccgctatctctctcagaatgaccttcttgatccaaatcagtcaggtttcaagactagtcattcaactgagactgctcttctctgtatcacggaggcgctccgcactgctaaagctaactctctctcctctgctctcatccttctagacctatcggctgccttcgatactgtgaaccatcagatcctcctctccaccctctccgagttgggcatctccggcgcggcctaCGCTtcgattgcgtcctacctgacaggtcactcctaccaggtggcgtggcgagaatctgtctcctcaccacgcgctctcaccactggcgtcccccagggctctgttctaggccctctcctattctcgctatacaccaagtcacttggctctgtcataacctcacatggtctctcctatcattgctatgcagacgacacacaattaatcttctcctttcccccttctgatgaccaggtggcgaatcgcatctcctcatgtctggcagacatatcagtgtggatgacggatcaccacctcaagctgaacctcggcaagacgaagctgctcttcctcccggggaaggactgcccgttccatgatctcgccatcacggttgacaactccattgtgtcctcctcccagagcgctaagaaccttggcgtgatcctggacaacaccctgtcgttctcaactaacatcaaggcggtggcccgttcctgtaggttcatgctctacaacatccgcagagtacgaccctgcctcacacaggaagcggcgcaggtcctaatccaggcacttgtcatctcccgtctggattactgcaactcgctgttggctgggctcctgcctgtgccattaaacccctacaactcatccagaacgccgcagcccgtctggtgttcaaccttcccaagttctctcacgtcaccccgctcctccgctccctccactggcttccagttgaagctcgcatccgctacaagaccatggtgcttgcctacggagctgtgaggggaacggcacctcagtacctccaggctctgatcaggccctacacccaaacaagggcactgcgttcatccacctctggcctgctcgcctccctaccactgaggaagtacagttcccgctcagcccagtcaaaactgttcgctgctctggcaccccaatggtggaacaaactccctcacgacgccaggacagcggagtcaatcaccaccttctggagacacctgaaaccccacctctttaaggaatacctaggataggataaagtaatccttctcaccccccccccttagaagatttagatgcactattgtaaagtggctgttccactggatgtcataaggtgaacgcaccaatttgtaagtcgctctggataagagcgtctgctaaatgccttaaattaaatgtaaatgatgtgtcTCCCCAGCTCTGCAGCTGGGCATGTTGTTGCTCCAGGCTGCAGCAAAGCATTgagatgtgggtgtgtgtgttcctgtgtgtgcgtgtgtctccctctcctccctacctctacagcttggctccttgctgcTCCAGACAGGCAGAGATGTGTTGAGACAGGTGAGTGCCACTGCCCCCTGCAGGTGGTAGCCCATATGGCAGTGGAAGCGGGCAGTGCCCCCTGGCAGCAGGTCCAGCACGGACACCTCCCCAAAGTGAGGCCTCCTCGGCAGGGCACAGCTCAGACGGAATACTgccagggggagagggtgagggagaaggggatagtGTGAAAGATAGAAGGTAAAATAAGagagaagaggagcgagagagatttCCATTCTCTATGCGTTTATCTCAAAGCGCTTATCTTATTTTCACCGGAGTCTATTTTATGCTAATCTATTCAATAGTTGGCTTCCTGGTCTATTTTGATCTGAGATGactactactctctcctcttctatcctattatctgtcccttctgctaaatccttctccctcctgtctcctgattctgcctcgtcgaccctactctcctcccttacAGCATCCTATGACTCGTATTGTCCTCTTTCCTCCCGGCCGGCTCGGCCCTCCTGTCCTGCTCTGAGCTTACAGCATCCTATGACTCGTATTGTCCTCTTTCCTCCCAGCCGGCTCGGCCCTCCTGTCCTGCTCCATGGCGGAGTGACTCATTGtgagcttacagaacagggctgcgggcagctgagcgaaaatggagga includes:
- the LOC115123700 gene encoding seizure 6-like protein isoform X3, whose protein sequence is MPPCRYRIGALPALLCLCIGMIWTGVAAETQAVSGCMVNFSDPEGYIDSSDDPPLPDGTFLHCTYTVTVYTGYGVELQVKSVNLSEGEQLSIRGVDEGGALLVLANHTLLVEGQVIRSPTNTISVYYRSSPEGSIGMFQLHYQIFRLSCALPRRPHFGEVSVLDLLPGGTARFHCHMGYHLQGAVALTCLNTSLPVWSSKEPSCRALCGGSVKNATVGRILSPSPRLGPTATHDRSCSWSLEAPNAQRLHLHLERLALEPTDRLVLWSGLDAGSVVLFDSGRGGPIPFEGVISEGPAVRVQFITDQPNHNTGFNIRYEAFERGHCYEPYLQNGNFSTTDQVYGVGAVVQFSCDPGHSLEQGPPVIECINARDPYWNDTEPLCKALCGGDLAGPVGVILSPNWPEWYGEGEDCSWRIHVEEDKRVLLNVQLLNLSDSDMLTIMDGDEVTPHILGRYVGGAGPFKIQSTTPDLTVTFHSDPAGLVFGKGEGFIINYMEVSRNDSCPDLPEIQNGWKTTSHTALVRGARITYQCDPGYDLVGRETLTCQLDLTWSTQPPFCEKIMYCSDPGHVEHSTRSLSDPKLLVGTTIQYSCYPGFILQDGSTLTCYGREPGTPVWTSKLPHCVSEESVSCENPGLPDNGYQVLSKRLYLPGESLTFVCYQGYEIIGEVAIKCILGNPSFWSGPLPLCRANHDCFGNHALEVAEAAAGSGMDGGNMALAIFILVLLLSVLLGGAYVYVTRCRYNPTLRLPLIHPHPYSQITVESEFDNPLYETGGDTREYEVSI
- the LOC115123700 gene encoding seizure 6-like protein isoform X2 gives rise to the protein MPPCRYRIGALPALLCLCIGMIWTGVAAETQAEINTTPPLSSPSPSPAIGSTDRNSPRGRGPEAGLGPRVGRGPEAGLGPGVGMSAAGDLLESVLVQKDHLFSQTGGMVLPSALPQDLLPLLGREMSTGGLSGGLSLDQQGLLKRIQPPVSQPHDSGSPLPSQLSQPDSNPLTSSSQPVTHTPPGQRDEVTTIVTATVDADADMDAETPSPAVSGCMVNFSDPEGYIDSSDDPPLPDGTFLHCTYTVTVYTGYGVELQVKSVNLSEGEQLSIRGVDEGGALLVLANHTLLVEGQVIRSPTNTISVYYRSSPEGSIGMFQLHYQIFRLSCALPRRPHFGEVSVLDLLPGGTARFHCHMGYHLQGAVALTCLNTSLPVWSSKEPSCRALCGGSVKNATVGRILSPSPRLGPTATHDRSCSWSLEAPNAQRLHLHLERLALEPTDRLVLWSGLDAGSVVLFDSGRGGPIPFEGVISEGPAVRVQFITDQPNHNTGFNIRYEAFERGHCYEPYLQNGNFSTTDQVYGVGAVVQFSCDPGHSLEQGPPVIECINARDPYWNDTEPLCKALCGGDLAGPVGVILSPNWPEWYGEGEDCSWRIHVEEDKRVLLNVQLLNLSDSDMLTIMDGDEVTPHILGRYVGGAGPFKIQSTTPDLTVTFHSDPAGLVFGKGEGFIINYMEVSRNDSCPDLPEIQNGWKTTSHTALVRGARITYQCDPGYDLVGRETLTCQLDLTWSTQPPFCEKIMYCSDPGHVEHSTRSLSDPKLLVGTTIQYSCYPGFILQDGSTLTCYGREPGTPVWTSKLPHCVSEESVSCENPGLPDNGYQVLSKRLYLPGESLTFVCYQGYEIIGEVAIKCILGNPSFWSGPLPLCRVAEAAAGSGMDGGNMALAIFILVLLLSVLLGGAYVYVTRCRYNPTLRLPLIHPHPYSQITVESEFDNPLYETGGDTREYEVSI